CGCCGCCGAAGAAGCCGCCGCTGCGCTGGAGGATTCCGAATCCGTCATGCACGGCTGGCAGGAGCAGTGGGACGCCTTCAACCTGACCGCCGCCGAACCGCGTCGTCAGGCCGAAGTGCAACAGTCGCGCATCCAGCAGTTGGAAACCAGCATGGAGCGCCTCGCTGACCGGCAGAAACGCCTCGGCGAAGAGCGCGCGTTGCTCTCGGCTGATCCGGAGGACGCGGCGATCATGGAGCTCAACGAGCAGCTCGCCGAGTCCGAAGCGACCCTCGAAGATTTGCAGACCAGCGAAGAAGCCCAAGTCGAAAAACTCGAACAATTGCGTCAGGAGTTGCAGCAAGCACTGACCGCGCAGCAACAGGCGCAGGGCGATTTGCAGCGCCTCAACGGTCGCCTCGCGTCCCTCGAAGCCTTGCAACAAGCCGCGCTCGATCCAGGCACCGGCACCGCCGAATGGCTGAAGGAACACCACCTCGCCGAGCGCCCGCGTCTTGCCGAAGGCCTGAAGGTTGAAGCAGGTTGGGAACTGGCGGTGGAAACCGTGCTCGGCGCTGACCTGCAAGCGGTGCTGGTTGACGATTTCAATGGCTTCGATTTATCCGGTTTCACCCAAGGCGATCTACGTCTGCTCAGCCCCGGCAATGATGGTGTGCGAGCGGCGGGCAGCTTGCTGGATAAAGTCGACGCGCAGATCGATCTGTCGCCGTGGCTGGGTCAGGTCAAACCGGTCGACAGCCTCGAACAGGCCTTGGCTTTGCGCGGGCAATTGAGCGCTGGTGAGAGCCTGATCAGTCGTGACGGTTACTGGGTCGGTCGGCACTTTTTACGCGTGCGTCGGGCCAGCGAAGCGGAAAGCGGCATGCTCGCCCGTGGCCAGGAAATCGAAGCGCTGCATCTTGAGCGTGAAGAGAAAGAAGCCACCGTCGAGGCGATGGAAACCCGTCTGCAAACCCTGCGTGCGCAACAGCGTCAGCAGGAAAACGGCCGCGAACATTTGCGCCGTTTGCTGCAAGACGAAGCGCGTCAGCAGGGCGAGTTGAAAGCACAGCTGTCCGCCGGCAAAGCCAAGGCCGAACAGCTGACCTTGCGCCGCAAACGCCTCGATGAAGAACTGGTCGAACTCGGCGAACAGCGCGAACTCGAGCACGAACAAATCGGTGAAGCGCGCATGCAACTGCAGGACGCGCTGGATGCCATGGCGCTGGACACCGAGCAGCGCGAGTTGCTGCTGGCCCAGCGTGACAGCCTGCGCGAACGCCTCGACCGCGTGCGTCAGGAAGCGCGGCAGCACAAGGATCATGCGCATCAATTGGCCGTGCGTCTCGGCTCGTTGCGCGCGCAGCACGACTCCACGCGTCAGGCGCTGGAACGTCTGGAAATGCAGGCCGAGCGCCTCACCGAAAAACGCGAACAGTTGAGTCTGAACCTTGAGGAGGGCGAGGCACCGCTGGAAGAGCTGCGCCTGAAACTCGAAGAACTGCTCGACAAGCGCATGACCGTCGACGAAGAACTGAAAACCGCGCAGATCGCCCTCGAAGATGCCGACCGCGAATTGCGCGACGCGGAAAAACGCCGGACTCAGGCCGAGCAGCAATCGCAGTTGATTCGCGGCCAGCTCGAACAGCAGCGCATGGAATGGCAAGCCCTGACCGTGCGCCGCAAGGCCTTGCAGGATCAATTGCTCGAAGACGGCTACGATCTCAACGGCGTGCTCGCGACATTAACCGCGCAAGCCAGTGAACGCGAAGCCGAAGAAGAACTCGAACGCATCAATGCGCGGATTCAGCGTTTGGGTGCGATCAACCTCGCGGCCATCGATGAATACACGCAACAATCCGAGCGTAAACGTTATCTGGATGCGCAGGACGCCGATCTGGTCGAAGCACTGGAGACCCTGGAAAACGTCATTCGCAAGATCGACAAGGAAACCCGTAATCGCTTCAAAGATACCTTTGATCAGATCAACGGCGGTTTACAGGCACTTTTTCCAAAAGTTTTCGGTGGTGGACGGGCGTATTTGGAACTGACGGGCGAAGATCTACTCGATACAGGGGTAACGATCATGGCGCAGCCGCCAGGGAAGAAGAACAGCACCATCCATTTGCTCTCCGGCGGGGAAAAAGCCCTGACCGCACTGGCACTGGTTTTTGCCATCTTCAAATTGAACCCGGCGCCGTTCTGCATGCTCGATGAGGTTGACGCGCCACTGGATGACGCTAACGTTGGACGCTACGCACGCTTGGTCAAAGAGATGTCGCAGACCGTGCAGTTCATCTATATCACCCACAACAAGATCGCCATGGAAATGGCCGAGCAGTTGATGGGCGTGACGATGCATGAGCCGGGTTGTTCGCGACTGGTAGCCGTGGATGTCGAGGAGGCGATGGCGATGGTGGACGCCTGAGCCAGCGTGGTGTCGGAAAGGTAATTGAGGGTTGTAGGACTTTTTTACCGGGTTCGACTTGCTGGCCAATCGACATATTCGCGCAAGCCAATGAGACAGACGGTGTAAAGTTGTCTTTGGTCGTGCTAGTTTAATGTCAATTTTTCGTATACGTGGGCAAAACGCCTGTCAGAACATAGAGTTGGCGCCACGTTTTAAAGCGGTTTGCACAATGTAAACCCCTTATTTTTCAGCATTTTTTATAGAGGCACGGGATTACATGGAAATCGGTCTGCGCGAGTGGCTGATCGTCATCGGCATCATTGTGATAGCCGGTATTCTTTTCGATGGCTGGCGCCGTATGCGCGGCGGCAAGGGAAAACTGAAATTCCGTCTTGACCGAAGTCTGTCCAACCTGCCGGACGAGGACACCAGCGCTGAGCTGTTGGGCCCGGCCCGTGTTCTGGACAACCATAAAGAACCACAGCTGGACGAACACGACCTGCCGTCGGTGAGCATGCCGGCCCGCGAAGCACGCGAGCCTCGCGAATCCGGCTCGAAACGTGGCAAGCGTGGCAGCAACGGTCCGGCTCAGGGCGACTTGAACCTCGACCTGGATCTGGACGGCGGCCCGAGCTTCAGCAGCCGTGACGACGATTTCGCCGAAGACAGCAAGCCATCGCCGGCGGTGGTCGACAAGGATCAGCCGCAAGCTGAAGAAGTGCTGGTGATCAGCGTGATCTGCCGCGACGCTGCCGGCTTCAAAGGCCCGGCGCTGTTGCAGAACATTCTCGAAAGCGGTCTGCGTTTTGGCGAGATGGATATCTTCCATCGCCACGAAAGCATGGCCGGTAACGGTGAAGTGCTGTTCTCCATGGCCAATGCGGTCAAGCCGGGTATCTTCGATCTGGACGACATCGACCATTTCAGCACTCCGGCGGTGAGCTTCTTCCTCGGCCTACCAGGCCCGCGTCACCCGAAGCAGGCCTTCGACGTGATGGTGGCGGCAGCCCGCAAGTTGTCGCAGGAACTGAACGGCGAGCTGAAAGATGACCAGCGCAGCGTTCTGACCGCACAAACGATTGAGCACTACCGTCAGCGCATCGTTGAATTCGAACGTCGCGCCCTGACCCAGAAGCGCTAAGGCCAAGATCAAAAGATCGCAGCCTCGTTTCACTCGACAGCTCCTACAGGAATGCTATTTCTGTAGGAGCTGCCGAAGGCTGCGATCTTTTGCTTCTGCTGCCACAGATAGATGAATTAGAGCAGCCTCGGCTGCTCTTTTGCTTTATGAGAGAACACCCATGACCGCCGCGAAAAACCGCATTCTCGAGCTACGCGCTGAACTCGATCAACACAACTACCGTTACCATGTCCTCGACGAGCCGAGCATTCCGGACGCCGAGTACGACCGGTTGTTCCACGAGCTCAAGGCGCTGGAAGCGGCCAATCCGGAGCTGATTACCAGCGACTCGCCGACCCAGCGCGTCGGCAGCGTGGCGCTCACCGCGTTCACTCAGGTGCGTCACGAAGTGCCGATGCTCAGCCTCGGCAACGCCTTCGAAGAAAGCGACATGCGCGAGTTCGATCGCCGCGTCACCGAGGGGCTGGATATCCCTGCAGGTGATCTGTTTGGCGGCGGCGCGGCGGTGGAATACAGCTGCGAGCCAAAGCTCGATGGCCTGGCGGTCAGCCTGCTCTATCAGGACGGTGTGCTGGTACGTGGCGCCACACGCGGCGACGGCACTACTGGTGAAGACATCAGCGTCAACGTGCGCACCGTGCGCAATATTCCGCTGAAGCTGCACGGCGAAGGCTGGCCGGCGACGCTGGAAGTGCGCGGTGAGGTGTTCATGTCCAAGGCCGGTTTCGAGCGCCTTAATGCCTCGCAACTGGAAGTTGGCGGTAAGACTTTCGCCAACCCGCGCAATGCTGCTGCCGGCAGCTTGCGCCAGCTCGATTCGAAGATCACCGCCAACCGTCCGCTGGAATTCTGCTGCTACGGCATCGGTCAGGTTTCCCACGATATTGCCGACACCCACATCGGCAACCTCAAGCAGTTGCAGCAGTGGGGCATGCCGATCAGCCACGAGCTGAAGCTGGCCAAGGGCATCGACGAATGTCTGGATTACTACCGCGACATTGGCGCGCGCCGTAACTCGCTGACGTATGAAATCGATGGCGTGGTGTTCAAGGTCAACAGCATTGCCGATCAGCGTGAACTGGGCTTCCGTGCCCGTGAGCCGCGCTGGGCGATTGCGCATAAATTCCCGGCGATGGAAGAACTCACCGAACTGCTCGACGTCGAGTTTCAGGTTGGCCGTACTGGCGCTGTTACGCCGGTGGCACGATTGAAACCGGTCAAGGTCGCTGGCGTCACCGTGGCCAACGCCACGCTGCACAACATGGATGAAGTCGCGCGTCTGGGCCTGATGATCGGCGACACCGTGATTATCCGCCGCGCCGGTGATGTGATTCCGCAGGTGGTGCAGGTGGTTCTGGAGCGCCGCCCGGAAAACGCACGGCCGGTGGCGATTCCCGAGAGCTGTCCGGTCTGTGGCTCACACGTCGAGCGCACGCAACTGGTCAAGCGCAGCAAAGGCAAAGAAACCGTCAGCGAAGGCGCGGTGTATCGCTGCGTCGGCCGTCTGGCCTGCGGCGCACAACTGAAGCAGGCGATCATTCATTTCGTTTCGCGTCGGGCGATGGATATCGAAGGGCTGGGCGACAAGAGTGTCGAGCAACTGGTCGATGAAGGTTTAGTCAATTCGCCGGCTGATCTGTATGCGCTGAAGTTTGACGATATCGTCGATCTGGAAGGCTTTGCCGAAGTCTCCAGCAACAAACTGTTGGCAGCCATTGAGGACAGCAAGAAGCCGGGGCTGGCGCGCTTCATTTATGCGCTGGGGATTCCCGATGTCGGCGAAGAGACGGCCAAGGTGCTGGCGCGCTCGCTGGGTTCGCTGGAGCGTGTGCAGCAGGCGCTGCCGCAAGTGCTGACCTACCTGCCGGATGTCGGCTTGGAAGTGGCGCACGAGATTCACAGCTTCTTTGAGGATGCGCATAACCAGCAGGTGATTGCCGAGTTGCTGGGGCATGGTTTGCAGATTCAGGATCAGGGTGAGCTGGGCGCCGAGTTTGCTGCCAGCACGACGCTGGGTGGCTTCCTCGACAAGCTGCACATTCCGTCGGTCGGCCCCGGTGGCGCGCAGAAACTGGCGGACAAGTTTGGCTCGCTGGAAGCGGTGATGGATGCGGACTGGCTGGACATGCGTCAGGCATTGCCGGAGAAACAGGCGAATTCGGTGCGAGAGTTTTTTGCGTTGCCTGAGCATCGGCAACTGGCTGAGGCATCTGAGAAACAACTGCGTGATTTCGGCATGCACTGGCAGAGCGAGAGGAAAGTCGTGGAAGGCTTGCCACTGTCCGGCGAAACCTGGGTGCTGACCGGCAAGGTCGAGTTGATGAGCCGCGATGTCGCCAAGGAGCATCTGGAAAGCCTGGGCGCCAAGGTCGCGGGTTCGGTGTCGGCGAAGACCCATTGTGTGGTCGCAGGCCCCGGCGCCGGTTCCAAACTGACCAAGGCCAATGAGTTGGGCGTGAAAGTGATGGACGAAGAAACTTTCATCGCGTTCCTCAAAACTCACGGCGTCGCCGTTTAAGATCAAAAGATCGCAGCCTGCGGCAGCTCCTTGGGGTTAGTGTCTAGCACATTGATCTCCTGTAGGAGCTGCCGCAGGCTGCGATCTTTTGATTTATCCCAAACACAGCGCGGGAACGATGTTGTCACGGGAATGATCTAGTCTTGGCAAGCCCCAGGGAGAGATCGCCATGCACCGTTTTTTCGAGCAGCTCAGTTCCCGCATCATCGCGCCGTTCATGGGCGAATCCTCACGCAACAGCAAAGTCTGGCCGTGCCGCTGCGGCCAGTCGCTGTTCTTTCGCAACAGCCAGTGCCTGGCCTGTAACGCTTTGCTCGGTTATCAACCGGAAGAAAGTCGTCTGACTTCGCTGCAACCGGGCCCGTACGAGGGCACCTGGACGCTCGACGCCGATCCCGACGCCGGATTGTTCCGCCGCTGCGCCAACCTCGACACAGCCGCCGCGTGCAACTGGCTGCTGCCGGCCAACGATCACGACAGCCTGTGCATCGCTTGCAGCCTCAATCGCACCATCCCCGACCTGTCCGATCCGGACAACCCCGAACGCTGGCGCAAAGTCGAAATCGCCAAGCGTCGTCTTGTCGCACAACTGATCACCCTCGGCTTGCAGGTCATCCCGAAGAGCGTGGATGAAGACACCGGGCTGGCCTTCGATTTCATCGGCGTCGACCTCGAAGGCAACGCGCCGATGACCGGCCACGCCAACGGCCTGATCACCCTCGACATCAAAGAAGCCGACGATGCCCACCGCGAGCAGGTGAGGGCGCAGATGCACGAACCGTATCGCACGCTGCTCGGACATTTTCGCCATGAGGTGGGCCACTATTACTGGGATCGCCTGATCGCCAACGGCCCGTGGCTCGGCTCATTCCGCAGCCTGTTCGGCGACGAACGCGCCAGTTACGCCGAGGCGCTCGATCGTCACTATCAGCAAGGCGCGCCGCTGGACTGGCCGCAGCAATACGTCAGCGCCTACGCAACCATGCATCCCTGGGAAGACTGGGCGGAAACTTGGGCGCATTACCTGCACATGATGGATGCCGTGGACACCGCGTTGGGTTTTGGCATGAGCGCGCGGGAAATGGATTTTGATTACCAGCCGTTTCCGACCAGCACGCTGTACGACCCGGAGCATCCCGGCGGCGAGGCGTTCCTATCGTTCGTCAATGCGTGGATCGAGTTGGCGGGGATGCTCAATGAACTGTCACGCAGCATGGGTCAGCCGGATTTCTATCCGTTCGTATTGCCGGCGGCGGCGATTGCCAAGCTGCACTTCATTCATCTGGTGATCCAGCAGGCGGGCGGCCGGGCGGACGAGGTTTTGGCCCTGTAGGCGCTGCCGCAGGCTGCGATCTTTATGTCCTTGAACCCGTTCATATTTTTAATCTGCAACCAACGGTTGTAACTTCGTCTCAGATAGGTACAATGGCGCGGCTCGCCGACAGGCAAGCGTCGTTATGGTGACCCCATCGGTCCCCCCGCAACGATTACCCGTGAACCTGGTCAGAGCCGGAAGGCAGCAGCCACAGCGGGAACATTGTGTGCCGGGGTGTGGCTGGTGGGGTTACCACCTTAACGAACAATCGAACGCTTCAACCAGAACTGCATGGGTTTCGCCCACTGCGGTTTTTTTGTGTCTGCGATTTGTCAGGTCGGCACAAATCCCCTGTAGGAGTGAGCCTGCTCGCGATGGCGGTGGGCCAGTCAGCTCATGTTTGGGAGACAGGACGCCATCGCGAGCAGGCTCACTCCTACAAGGGTTATGGGGTGGCTTCAGAGGACCCGGTATACAACCGGATAATCTCATCAATCTCCCCCGACATTTTCATCCGCAGTAACGTGCGCAATATCCGCTGCACCGGCACCTTCGGATCATTCCTCACATAACAACCGACCTTCTGCTCCTGCAACACCGCCACCGCTTGCAGTTGTTGCTCCGGCATCAAGCGTTGGTTAAACCAGTCCAGCGTCCACTGATTGCTCACTGCATACCGATAACGCCCGGCCAGCAGCTTCTCCAACACCTGCTCCTGATTGCGCGCATCTTCGCGTTGCAGTCGGTCAGCGTCGAACAACGGTTGCAGAGTCGGGTAGGTGTAGCCAAGCACGGTGCCGATGGATTGGCGGGGCAGGTGAGCGGGATCGGCGCTGGCAGGTTGATCCTTGCGGCTGATCAACAGATCGCGCTGGAAGAACAACGGCAGACTCCAGATGTAGTCCCCCGACTGATTCGGCAGCCATGACTGCGCGGCATAGCAGCGCACGTCGATCTCGCCGTGCTCCATCGCCGTCTGCACACGGGCGCGGGGCAGGACGTGAAACTCGGCCGGTACGCCGACCTGCGTGGCCAGGCTGAGCATCAGGTCGTAAAGAATGCCCTGGGTCGGGCGGCCGCGTTCGTATTGCACCATCGGCATCGCCCAGCTGTCGGGCATGGCGAAGCGCAACGGGGCTTGCGCTGCCATCACATTCAGGCTGATTCCCAGCAACGCCCCCACGGCCCACCGCATAAACGCTCCGGTAATTCCCGATCCCGAGCCGATAAAAGCCTCTGCTGATGCAGCTTAGCCATATTAGACGAGGACACCGGATGCAATTTTGCCCTTGCTCCGCTAGCATTAGCCGCTTCTGCTTCCTTCGCTGCGACGGTTTTCGATGAGTTATCAGGTTCTTGCACGTAAATGGCGTCCGCGCTCGTTCCGCGAAATGGTCGGCCAGACCCATGTGCTCAAGGCTCTGATCAATGCCTTGGACAGCCAGCGGCTGCACCACGCGTACCTGTTCACCGGTACGCGCGGGGTGGGTAAAACCACGATTGCGCGGATCATTGCCAAATGCCTGAACTGTGAGACAGGTATCACTTCCAGCCCGTGCGGCGAATGCTCGGTGTGCCGTGAAATCGACGAAGGTCGCTTTGTCGACCTGATCGAGATCGACGCCGCGAGCCGCACCAAGGTCGAAGACACCCGCGAACTGCTCGACAATGTGCAGTACGCGCCAAGCCGTGGGCGCTTCAAGGTCTACCTGATCGACGAAGTGCACATGCTTTCCAGCCATTCCTTCAATGCGCTGCTGAAAACCCTCGAAGAGCCGCCGCCGTACGTCAAGTTCATTCTGGCGACCACTGACCCGCAGAAACTTCCGGCAACGATTTTGTCGCGCTGCCTGCAGTTCTCGCTGAAGAACATGACGCCCGAGCGTGTGGTCGAGCATTTGACCCACGTCCTGACCGCCGAAAACGTGCCGTTCGAAGACGATGCGCTGTGGCTGCTCGGTCGCGCCGCTGACGGTTCGATGCGAGATGCCATGAGTCTGACCGATCAGGCGATTGCCTTCGGTGAAGGCAAGGTGCTCGCCACCGACGTGCGGGCAATGCTCGGTACGCTGGATCACGGTCAGGTCTATGACGTCCTGCATTCGTTGATCGAAGGCGATGCCAAGGCGTTGCTTGAGGCGGTGCGTCACTTGGCCGAACAGGGCCCTGACTGGAACGGCGTGCTCTCGGAAATTCTCAACGTGTTGCACCGCGTGGCCATCGCTCAGGCGTTGCCGGAAGGTGTCGACAACGGGCACGGTGACCGCGATCGCGTGCTGGCCTTGGCGCAGGCGTTGCCGGCCGAAGACGTGCAGTTTTATTACCAGATGGGCCTGATCGGTCGCCGCGATTTGCCGCTGGCGCCGGATCCGCGTGGCGGTTTCGAAATGGTCCTGCTGCGGATGCTTGCTTTCCGGCCCGCCGACACCGCGGACGCCCCGAGGCAACCGCTAAAGCCAGTGGGGATCAGCCAGGCCACAGTTGATTCCGCAAACTCCGTGGCTGCCGCGCCTAAACCTGCGCCGGTAGTCGCTGCGGCTGTTGCGCCGGCTCCAGCTCCGGCACCCGTGGCGGTACCAGCGCCTGCACCGGCTCCCGAACCCGCGCCGGTTGCGCCCGTTGCCGCGCCAGAACCTGAACATGATCCTGATCCTGAACCTGCGCCTGTCGTCGCCGAAGCCGTCGTCGACCTGCCGTGGAATGCCCCGGCTGAGCCCGAGACGGAGCCAGAGCCCGAGCCTGCGCAGCAACCCGCCGTCGAGCCGGTACTGGAAACCACCGCCGAGCAACCCGATTTGCCGCCGATGCCGTTGCCGACCCCGGACAGCGTCGTTCCGGAGGCTCCAGAATGGGCCGCCGCACCGATTCCCGAGCCGTCGGTCGCCGATGTCGATGCCGCCACACCGGGCATCGACATGGACGACGAGCCGCCGCTCGACGAGGACTACATCGAGCCGGACATGGATTCGGCCTACAGCTACCTCGACGAACTGGCCAGCGAACACGCCGCCGAGCCTGCCCCGGAACCTGAGCCAGAACCGGCTGCAGCGCCGGCCACAGGTTTGGCGTTGCAATGGCTGGAGCTGTTCCCGAAACTGCCGATCTCCGGCATGACCGGCAGCATCGCCGCCAACTGCACGTTGATCGCGGTCGATGGCGATCATTGGCTGATGCACCTCGACCCGGCGCACAGCGCACTGTTCAACGCTACGCAACAGCGGCGTCTGAACGACGCGTTGAACCAGTTCCACGGCCGCACGCTGAGCCTGACCATCGAGCTGATCAAGCCCGAACAGGAGACCCCGGCTCAGGCCGCATCCCGCCGGCGCGCCAACCGTCAACGCGAGGCGGAGGAGTCGATTCACGGCGATCCGTTCATCCAGCAGATGGTTCAGCAGTTCGGCGCGGTGGTGCGACACGATACTATTGAACCTGTCGACGCCTTGGTCGCCCAAGGCTAATAACTGAAGGTGCCCGGCCTTGCTGGCCGGGCGCTGTTTTGATCCAAGTACTTTTGAGGTGATTCCCATGATGAAAGGTGGCATGGCCGGCCTGATGAAGCAGGCGCAGCAGATGCAGGAAAAAATGGCCAAGATGCAGGAAGAACTGGCCAACGCCGAAGTCACCGGTAAGGCCGGCGGCGACATGGTCACCGTGGTGATGACCGGTCGTCACGACGTGAAAAGCGTGAGCATCGACCCAAGCCTGGTTGAAGGCATGAGCGAAGACGACAAAGAAATGCTGGAAGCGGTGATTGCTTCCGCCGTCAACGACGCCGTGCGCAAGATCGAAAAAAACAGCCAGGACAAAATGGGCAACATGACCGCCGGCATGAACCTGCCAGCCGGTATGAAACTGCCATTCTGATTCGCCAATCGGCGGCAGATGAGCTACACAAAATGCCAGGCCTTGCGCCTGGCATTTTTGTTTCCGACTCTTGGTGGTGCGGTGTCTTTGAGGCCGCCTTCGCGAGCAGGCTCGCTGCCACATTTGAAACGCATTCCCCTGTGGGAGCGAGCCTGCTCGCGAATGAATTCACCTCGGTCCACCTGAATAAACATCGAACGCGCAAAAGCCTCAACGGTCTGCTCTATACCCGCTGAATTCACCCTTCACAGGAGACGCTGACATGTCCGAACCTCTCACCCTCAACCAGCGCTTTGTCCTCGCCTCACGCCCGGTCGGTGCGCCGACCCCGGAAAACTTCCGCCTCGAACGCGAAGCGCTGCCGGATCTGCAGGACGGTGAAGTACTGCTGAAAACCCTGTACCTGTCCCTCGATCCCTATATGCGCGGACGCATGAGTGACGCGCCGTCCTACGCTGCGCCGGTGCAAATCGGCGAAGTGATGACCGGTGGCGCTGTCAGCCGTGTCGAGGACTCACGTCATCCGAAGTTTCATAAAGGCGATCTGGTGGTCGGCGCCACCGGTTGGCAAAGCCACAGCATCAGCGACGGTCGTAACATCATCCCGATTCCGTCCGGTCTGCCGAGCCCGTCGATGGCGCTGGGTGTGTTGGGCATGCCGGGCATGACCGCGTACATGGGCTTGATGGACATCGGTCAGCCTAAAGAAGGCGAAACGCTAGTCGTCGCTGCGGCGTCCGGCGCGGTGGGCTCGGTGGTCGGCCAAGTGGCGAAGATCAAAGGCCTGCGCGCGGTCGGCGTGGCCGGCGGTGCCGACAAATGCAAATACGTGGTCGAAGAGCTGGGTTTCGATGCCTGCATCGATCACAAGGCGCCCGATTTTGCTGAGCAATTGGCCAAGGCCTGCCCCGATGGCATCGACATCTATTACGAGAACGTCGGTGGTCATGTGTTCGATGCGGTGATGCCGTTGCTCAACCCCAAGGCGCGCATTCCGTTGTGTGGCCTGATCGCCGGTTACAACGCCTCCGAAGCGCCGCAAGGCGCGGATCGCCTGCCAATGCTGCAACGCACACTGCTGACCAAGCGCGTGCGCATTCAGGGCTTTATCGTGTTCGACGACTACGGCGATCGTCAGCCGGAATTCATCAGCCACATGGTGCCGTGGGTGCGCGATGGCAAGGTCAAATTCCGCGAGGACGTGGTGGAAGGCCTGGAGCAGGCACC
This region of Pseudomonas sp. R84 genomic DNA includes:
- the smc gene encoding chromosome segregation protein SMC — its product is MRLKCIKLAGFKSFVDPTTVNFPSNMAAVVGPNGCGKSNIIDAVRWVMGESSAKNLRGESMTDVIFNGSTSRKPVSQASIELVFDNSDGTLLGEYAAYAEISIRRKVTRDSQTTYYLNGTKCRRRDITDIFLGTGLGPRSYSIIEQGMISKLIESKPEDLRNFIEEAAGISKYKERRRETENRIRRTHENLARLTDLRDELERQLERLHRQAEAAKKYQEFKAEERQLKAQLSALRWQDLNDQVGQRESIIGTQEISFEALVAEQRNADAAIERLRDGHHDLSERFNLVQGRFYSVGGDIARVEQSIQHGQQRLRQLQDDLKEAERARLETESHLGHDRTLLLTLGEELDMLTPEQEVTSAAAEEAAAALEDSESVMHGWQEQWDAFNLTAAEPRRQAEVQQSRIQQLETSMERLADRQKRLGEERALLSADPEDAAIMELNEQLAESEATLEDLQTSEEAQVEKLEQLRQELQQALTAQQQAQGDLQRLNGRLASLEALQQAALDPGTGTAEWLKEHHLAERPRLAEGLKVEAGWELAVETVLGADLQAVLVDDFNGFDLSGFTQGDLRLLSPGNDGVRAAGSLLDKVDAQIDLSPWLGQVKPVDSLEQALALRGQLSAGESLISRDGYWVGRHFLRVRRASEAESGMLARGQEIEALHLEREEKEATVEAMETRLQTLRAQQRQQENGREHLRRLLQDEARQQGELKAQLSAGKAKAEQLTLRRKRLDEELVELGEQRELEHEQIGEARMQLQDALDAMALDTEQRELLLAQRDSLRERLDRVRQEARQHKDHAHQLAVRLGSLRAQHDSTRQALERLEMQAERLTEKREQLSLNLEEGEAPLEELRLKLEELLDKRMTVDEELKTAQIALEDADRELRDAEKRRTQAEQQSQLIRGQLEQQRMEWQALTVRRKALQDQLLEDGYDLNGVLATLTAQASEREAEEELERINARIQRLGAINLAAIDEYTQQSERKRYLDAQDADLVEALETLENVIRKIDKETRNRFKDTFDQINGGLQALFPKVFGGGRAYLELTGEDLLDTGVTIMAQPPGKKNSTIHLLSGGEKALTALALVFAIFKLNPAPFCMLDEVDAPLDDANVGRYARLVKEMSQTVQFIYITHNKIAMEMAEQLMGVTMHEPGCSRLVAVDVEEAMAMVDA
- the zipA gene encoding cell division protein ZipA — encoded protein: MEIGLREWLIVIGIIVIAGILFDGWRRMRGGKGKLKFRLDRSLSNLPDEDTSAELLGPARVLDNHKEPQLDEHDLPSVSMPAREAREPRESGSKRGKRGSNGPAQGDLNLDLDLDGGPSFSSRDDDFAEDSKPSPAVVDKDQPQAEEVLVISVICRDAAGFKGPALLQNILESGLRFGEMDIFHRHESMAGNGEVLFSMANAVKPGIFDLDDIDHFSTPAVSFFLGLPGPRHPKQAFDVMVAAARKLSQELNGELKDDQRSVLTAQTIEHYRQRIVEFERRALTQKR
- the ligA gene encoding NAD-dependent DNA ligase LigA, producing MTAAKNRILELRAELDQHNYRYHVLDEPSIPDAEYDRLFHELKALEAANPELITSDSPTQRVGSVALTAFTQVRHEVPMLSLGNAFEESDMREFDRRVTEGLDIPAGDLFGGGAAVEYSCEPKLDGLAVSLLYQDGVLVRGATRGDGTTGEDISVNVRTVRNIPLKLHGEGWPATLEVRGEVFMSKAGFERLNASQLEVGGKTFANPRNAAAGSLRQLDSKITANRPLEFCCYGIGQVSHDIADTHIGNLKQLQQWGMPISHELKLAKGIDECLDYYRDIGARRNSLTYEIDGVVFKVNSIADQRELGFRAREPRWAIAHKFPAMEELTELLDVEFQVGRTGAVTPVARLKPVKVAGVTVANATLHNMDEVARLGLMIGDTVIIRRAGDVIPQVVQVVLERRPENARPVAIPESCPVCGSHVERTQLVKRSKGKETVSEGAVYRCVGRLACGAQLKQAIIHFVSRRAMDIEGLGDKSVEQLVDEGLVNSPADLYALKFDDIVDLEGFAEVSSNKLLAAIEDSKKPGLARFIYALGIPDVGEETAKVLARSLGSLERVQQALPQVLTYLPDVGLEVAHEIHSFFEDAHNQQVIAELLGHGLQIQDQGELGAEFAASTTLGGFLDKLHIPSVGPGGAQKLADKFGSLEAVMDADWLDMRQALPEKQANSVREFFALPEHRQLAEASEKQLRDFGMHWQSERKVVEGLPLSGETWVLTGKVELMSRDVAKEHLESLGAKVAGSVSAKTHCVVAGPGAGSKLTKANELGVKVMDEETFIAFLKTHGVAV
- a CDS encoding putative zinc-binding peptidase, with the protein product MHRFFEQLSSRIIAPFMGESSRNSKVWPCRCGQSLFFRNSQCLACNALLGYQPEESRLTSLQPGPYEGTWTLDADPDAGLFRRCANLDTAAACNWLLPANDHDSLCIACSLNRTIPDLSDPDNPERWRKVEIAKRRLVAQLITLGLQVIPKSVDEDTGLAFDFIGVDLEGNAPMTGHANGLITLDIKEADDAHREQVRAQMHEPYRTLLGHFRHEVGHYYWDRLIANGPWLGSFRSLFGDERASYAEALDRHYQQGAPLDWPQQYVSAYATMHPWEDWAETWAHYLHMMDAVDTALGFGMSAREMDFDYQPFPTSTLYDPEHPGGEAFLSFVNAWIELAGMLNELSRSMGQPDFYPFVLPAAAIAKLHFIHLVIQQAGGRADEVLAL
- a CDS encoding transporter substrate-binding domain-containing protein, encoding MRWAVGALLGISLNVMAAQAPLRFAMPDSWAMPMVQYERGRPTQGILYDLMLSLATQVGVPAEFHVLPRARVQTAMEHGEIDVRCYAAQSWLPNQSGDYIWSLPLFFQRDLLISRKDQPASADPAHLPRQSIGTVLGYTYPTLQPLFDADRLQREDARNQEQVLEKLLAGRYRYAVSNQWTLDWFNQRLMPEQQLQAVAVLQEQKVGCYVRNDPKVPVQRILRTLLRMKMSGEIDEIIRLYTGSSEATP